Proteins found in one Leishmania major strain Friedlin complete genome, chromosome 35 genomic segment:
- a CDS encoding protein kinase-like protein (previous protein_id=AAZ14408.1), protein MPTGASASGGPFFQNGVNRTGNGTTRKNGMTINGIQNSSMMGGRNEVTVKSAGNSVTQRVANLPTLPSTSASMQGLQSDFYSMPPPPMIHAGFQNGMMMPAYSGGYRQLSANGVRGTYRELNETGESGKVSTVHADDGKMRDADSVTPSLSPNSNAQNRCNVNTPPLAQADECTGLTPTPPSLRFLTSYEEEEVKDYLPSVYFGGTEHCKKIHGVRGTEKNDGYDDDNFHYRVVVGDHLLYRYEVVKVLGQGTFGIVVRALDHKYHRLVAVKVIKNKPNYTKQAREEIKTLELLNRDDPDGETNIVRLLGSHIFRKHYILVFELLPSDLYAIIQANKFRPMSHDFIYELSEQLLTALVHVRDHKIVHCDLKPENIMISRRGGNSNSLSELSDFSLKLIDFGSACEESRPLFTYIQSRYYRAPEIVLGIPYTTAIDMWSFGCVLCELANGYPIFPASSEGELLERIVEYFGTIPSYLVRQSRRADRFFEDGQMKHNLSKKRVPHVPHSRTLRNFLKIGRSHEDQLFEDFVSKCLHLDARQRLTPEAALEHPWMEFWRGTSSGGSTASLSDSCSLSR, encoded by the coding sequence ATGCCGACGGGTGCTAGCGCCTCCGGTGGGCCGTTCTTCCAGAACGGTGTGAACAGAACCGGAAACGGAACCACGCGCAAGAATGGCATGACGATCAACGGGATACAGAATAGCAGCATGATGGGGGGGCGCAATGAGGTGACCGTGAAGTCTGCTGGCAACAGCGTTACGCAGCGCGTCGCGAACCTGCCGACTCTTCCGTCCACTAGCGCATCCATGCAGGGCCTGCAGAGCGACTTCTACTcaatgccgccgccgcccatgATTCACGCCGGCTTTCAGAACGGTATGATGATGCCAGCATACAGCGGCGGCTATAGGCAGCTGAGTGCCAACGGCGTGAGAGGCACCTACCGGGAGTTGAACGAGACGGGGGAGAGCGGCAAGGTGTCGACTGTGCATGCCGACGACGGCAAAATGCGCGACGCGGATTCTGTGACCCCGAGCCTGTCACCAAACAGCAATGCCCAGAATAGGTGCAACGTAAACACCCCACCATTAGCGCAAGCCGACGAGTGCACCGGACtcacgccgacgccgccgtcgctgcgcttcTTGACGAGTtacgaggaggaagaggtgaagGACTATCTGCCGAGCGTCTACTTTGGTGGGACGGAGCATTGCAAGAAGATTCACGGTGTCCGTGGCACCGAGAAGAACGACGGCTACGATGACGACAACTTCCACtaccgcgtcgtcgtcggcgacCACTTGCTCTATCGGTACGAAGTGGTGAAAGTACTCGGTCAAGGCACCTTCGGCAtcgttgtgcgcgcgctcgacCACAAGTACCACCGCCTCGTAGCTGTGAAAGTCATCAAGAACAAGCCGAACTACACGAAGCAGGCCCGCGAAGAAATCAAGACACTAGAGCTGCTGAACAGGGACGACCCCGATGGTGAGACGAACATTGTTCGCCTACTCGGCTCCCACATCTTCCGCAAGCACTACATTTTAGTGTTCGAATTGCTCCCCTCTGACCTCTACGCAATCATTCAGGCCAACAAATTCCGCCCCATGTCGCACGACTTCATCTACGAGCTGTcagagcagctgctcacCGCCCTTGTGCACGTGCGAGACCACAAGATCGTGCACTGCGACTTGAAGCCAGAGAACATCATGATctctcgccgcggcggcaactCCAACTCGCTGAGCGAGTTGTCCGACTTTTCTCTGAAGCTGATTGACTTTGGCTCCGCATGTGAGGAGAGTCGGCCCCTCTTCACCTACATCCAGTCGCGCTACTACCGTGCGCCGGAGATCGTGCTGGGCATACCGTACACAACAGCCATTGACATGTGGAGCTTTGGCTGCGTGCTGTGCGAGCTCGCCAACGGCTACCCGATATTCCCGGCAAGCTCCGAgggggagctgctggagcgcatcGTGGAGTACTTTGGCACGATTCCGTCGTACCTGGTGCGAcagagccgccgcgccgatCGGTTCTTTGAAGACGGGCAGATGAAACACAATCTGAGCAAAAAGCGCGTCCCGCATGTACCACATAGCCGAACGCTGAGGAACTTCTTGAAGATCGGGCGGAGCCACGAGGACCAGCTCTTCGAGGACTTCGTTTCGAAATGCTTGCATCTTGACGCTCGGCAGCGACTCACGCCAGAGGCAGCGCTCGAGCACCCGTGGATGGAGTTCTGGCGAGGCACCAGTAGTGGAGGGAGCACGGCGTCGCTCTCTGATTCTTGCTCCCTGTCTCGCTAA
- a CDS encoding conserved hypothetical protein (previous protein_id=AAZ14409.1) translates to MLLQDDLIAQQFAVIFRVAQLLQQAAFSTAVSKRTYSIGAVREVGGAEVSALVPLPGLKIDVSDGGLAAAQARTTSHARLRSGARTNAADRPALQKPLQLPLVNTDESVATLRQLGGILNEVARQLQASVDAQLVDFYVHLGKKANATLPAGAGGPKEWATPARGSPQERLASPLILRPSSRQVPQSQRGDIGSPFRLNDEKGGASGTESAQPCATFLLDADGAQKASCAKDAAAGAVVSVTATPGVDTGRVEGPVIPSISMSAPRSLTAQQPQRGAHSRVGTPSGLQNAPMTRRLEEERAAASELQSFFSLLLEAALRLTGASAAAVYMDDAPQFAAGGTVGPSSRPATSTAAVSATASSGRAQFLHCVAHSQGHFPSSISYAVSNVLTTVVTTGVAVNVHYSESSLLRLGIGRSSGPGDLDSARHSTAAGGGGITATDGARTRPRSDSSGCSHRTLLDMYNGIVVPIKGIGCLVLANKAKTTAFDVTAPRFSIFDEHVAWSAALLSEAVLHRYERQLLLRVAWSPSCASALRPYIQENWPLHKSASPLSSRNGLPTMRERRGLQRRMSSNHLFSRASNAATKLSAADVDNAAVSALVFDPQNDIFSKTLTMVRTGDPKVLKALPPELRASSSVPSCRRPVNSVISAVAAEAAASGPSAKLNDEEVFHAAAEYITNLESLWRRTISESNTMHTMVERYNKEMRKQEKTIALLEAKVRELSLHMTQLERRGNFARLNAV, encoded by the coding sequence ATGTTGCTTCAGGACGACTTGATAGCGCAGCAGTTCGCAGTAATTTTCCgcgttgcgcagctgcttcagcaggcGGCGTTCTCGACTGCGGTCTCCAAACGGACCTACAGCATCGGTGCCGTACGCGAGGTTGGCGGGGCAGAGGTGTCGGCACTGGTGCCACTGCCTGGCTTGAAGATTGACGTCAGCGATGGtgggctggcggcggcgcaggctcgCACCACCTCGCACGCTCGCCTACGGAGCGGCGCGAGGACGAATGCGGCGGATAGACCAGCCTTGCagaagccgctgcagctgccccTAGTGAATACCGATGAGAGCGTTgccacgctgcggcagctcggCGGGATACTGAACGAGGTCGCACGACAGCTGCAAGCGAGCGTGGATGCTCAGCTGGTGGACTTTTATGTTCACCTGGGGAAGAAAGCAAACGCAACGCTACcagcgggggcgggggggcCGAAAGAGTGGGCGACGCCAGCACGTGGCTCTCCGCAGGAGCGCCTGGCATCTCCACTCATTTTGAGGCCATCCTCACGACAGGTGCCACAGTCGCAGCGTGGGGATATCGGTTCACCGTTTCGGCTCAACGATGAAAAGGGTGGTGCATCTGGCACGGAGTCTGCTCAGCCCTGCGCTACCTTTCTACTGGACGCAGATGGCGCCCAAAAAGCTTCCTGTGCCAAGGATGCTGCGGCGGGAGCGGTGGTTTCCGTCACGGCGACTCCAGGTGTGGACACCGGTCGCGTCGAGGGCCCTGTCATTCCTTCCATCAGCATGTCCGCGCCTCGTTCTCTCaccgcacagcagccgcaacgcGGCGCCCACTCTCGAGTCGGCACCCCAAGTGGGCTGCAAAACGCACCGATGACACGTCGCCTCGAGGAAGAGCGTGCGGCTGCCTCGGAACTACAGTcgttcttctctctcctgttGGAGGCGGCTCTGCGACTAACcggcgcctccgcggcggctgtcTACATGGACGACGCACCGCAGTTTGCTGCCGGGGGAACAGTGGGGCCTTCCAGCCGCCCCGCGACCTCCACGGCAGCCGTCTCGGCCACTGCCAGCAGTGGCCGAGCGCAGTTCCTGCACTGCGTGGCACACTCACAAGGCCACTTCCCCTCGAGCATCAGCTACGCCGTGTCAAACGTGCTGACGACGGTGGTGACCACGGGCGTGGCGGTGAACGTGCATTATAGCGAGTCTTCCCTCCTGCGCCTGGGTATAGGTAGGAGTTCCGGGCCTGGGGATCTCGACTCTGCGCGCCATtccacggcggcgggcggcggcggcatcactGCCACAGACGGTGCTCGCACGCGACCtcgcagcgacagcagtggTTGTTCCCACCGCACCCTCTTGGACATGTACAACGGCATCGTTGTCCCGATCAAGGGCATCGGTTGCCTTGTGCTGGCCAATAAGGCAAAGACAACCGCCTTTGATGTAACGGCGCCGCGCTTCAGCATCTTTGACGAGCACGTTGCGTGGAGTGCCGCGTTACTGAGCGAGGCCGTGCTACACAGGTACgagcgccagctgctctTGCGAGTCGCGTGGTCGCCATCATGCGCTagcgcgctgcggccgtACATTCAGGAGAACTGGCCGTTGCACAAGAGCGCGAGCCCCTTATCTTCCCGCAATGGCTTGCCGACGATGCGAGAGCGGAGAGGGCTGCAACGCAGGATGAGCTCGAACCACCTTTTCAGTCGAGCAAGTAACGCTGCCACGAAGCTGTCCGCCGCCGATGTGGacaacgccgccgtctcGGCTCTCGTCTTTGATCCGCAGAACGACATCTTCTCCAAGACACTAACGATGGTGCGCACGGGCGATCCGAAGGTGTTGAAGGCTCTTccgccggagctgcgcgcctcctcttccgtcCCTTCCTGCCGACGGCCGGTCAACAGCGTCATcagcgccgtggccgcagaagcggcggcgtcgggaCCGTCCGCAAAGCTcaacgacgaggaggtgtTCCATGCCGCGGCGGAGTACATTACGAACCTAGAGTCCTTGTGGCGCAGGACCATCTCCGAGAGTAACACGATGCACACCATGGTCGAGCGCTACAACAAGGAGATGCGGAAGCAGGAGAAGACTATTGCACTGTTAGAGGCAAAGGTGCGAGAGCTGAGCTTGCACATGACGCAGCTAGAGCGCCGCGGGAACTTTGCGCGCCTAAACGCGGTGTAG
- a CDS encoding putative 60S ribosomal protein L5 (previous protein_id=AAZ14410.1) has protein sequence MPFVKVVKNKAYFKRFQVKYRRRREGKTDYHARRQMVLQDKTKFGSPKYRLVVRITNKDIIAQIVQAKIVGDEVVMAAYAHELPAFGIEHGLTNYAAAYATGLLLARRTLAKLGIADKFQGAKEADGSYSAVRTKKDDEGDDEERFPFKAILDVGLARTTTGARVFGVLKGAVDGGMAVPHRPNRFPGYNKEKSSLDAKVHRDRIFGKHVADYLKQVKEEASSNPDEKCVQFSKYMAAKVLPESIEGMYKKAHAAIRADPSKSLPKKAKKEGVAHKSYKTKKLSGAEKRAAAKAKVAAIRERLGK, from the coding sequence ATGCCGTTCGTCAAGGTCGTGAAGAACAAGGCGTACTTCAAGCGCTTCCAGGTGAAGtaccgccgtcgccgcgagGGCAAGACGGACTACCACGCGCGCCGGCAGATGGTGCTGCAGGACAAGACGAAGTTCGGCTCGCCCAAGTACCGCCTTGTTGTGCGCATCACGAACAAGGACATCATTGCGCAGATCGTGCAGGCGAAGAtcgtcggcgacgaggtggtgaTGGCCGCGTACGCGCACGAGCTGCCTGCGTTCGGCATTGAGCACGGCCTGACAAACTACGCTGCTGCGTACGCGACTGgtctgctgctggcgcgccgcacgctggcgaagctGGGCATCGCGGACAAGTTCCAGggcgcgaaggaggcggacgGCTCGTACTCTGCTGTGCGCACGAAGaaggacgacgagggcgacgacgaggagcgcTTTCCGTTCAAGGCGATCCTGGACGTCGGCCTTGCGCGCACGACGACCGGCGCCCGCGTGTTCGGCGTGCTGAAGGGCGCGGTGGACGGCGGTATGGCTGTGCCGCACCGCCCCAACCGCTTCCCCGGCTACAACAAGGAGAAGAGCTCGCTGGACGCGAAGGTGCACCGCGACCGCATCTTTGGCAAGCACGTGGCGGACTACCTGAAgcaggtgaaggaggaggcgagctCGAACCCTGACGAGAAGTGCGTGCAGTTCTCGAAGTACATGGCCGCGAAGGTTTTGCCGGAGAGCATCGAGGGCATGTACAAgaaggcgcacgcggcgatCCGCGCGGACCCGTCGAAGTCGCTgccgaagaaggcgaagaaggagggcGTCGCGCACAAGAGCTACAAGACGAAGAAGCTGAGCGGCGCGGAGAAGAGGGCCGCCGCGAAGGCGAAGGTCGCGGCCATCCGCGAGCGCCTCGGCAAGTAA
- a CDS encoding putative 60S ribosomal protein L5 (previous protein_id=AAZ14411.1) yields the protein MCTLANWVRAIIKKHSTLAHTLEMPFVKVVKNKAYFKRFQVKYRRRREGKTDYHARRQMVLQDKTKFGSPKYRLVVRITNKDIIAQIVQAKIVGDEVVMAAYAHELPAFGIEHGLTNYAAAYATGLLLARRTLAKLGIADKFQGAKEADGSYSAVRTKKDDEGDDEERFPFKAILDVGLARTTTGARVFGVLKGAVDGGMAVPHRPNRFPGYNKEKSSLDAKVHRDRIFGKHVADYLKQVKEEASSNPDEKCVQFSKYMAAKVLPESIEGMYKKAHAAIRADPSKSLPKKAKKEGVAHKSYKTKKLSGAEKRAAAKAKVAAIRERLGK from the coding sequence ATGTGCACGCTGGCAAATTGGGTACGCGCTATCATCAAGAAACACTCAACACTCGCCCACACACTCGAGATGCCGTTCGTCAAGGTCGTGAAGAACAAGGCGTACTTCAAGCGCTTCCAGGTGAAGtaccgccgtcgccgcgagGGCAAGACGGACTACCACGCGCGCCGGCAGATGGTGCTGCAGGACAAGACGAAGTTCGGCTCGCCCAAGTACCGCCTTGTTGTGCGCATCACGAACAAGGACATCATTGCGCAGATCGTGCAGGCGAAGAtcgtcggcgacgaggtggtgaTGGCCGCGTACGCGCACGAGCTGCCTGCGTTCGGCATTGAGCACGGCCTGACAAACTACGCTGCTGCGTACGCGACTGgtctgctgctggcgcgccgcacgctggcgaagctGGGCATCGCGGACAAGTTCCAGggcgcgaaggaggcggacgGCTCGTACTCTGCTGTGCGCACGAAGaaggacgacgagggcgacgacgaggagcgcTTTCCGTTCAAGGCGATCCTGGACGTCGGCCTTGCGCGCACGACGACCGGCGCCCGCGTGTTCGGCGTGCTGAAGGGCGCGGTGGACGGCGGTATGGCTGTGCCGCACCGCCCCAACCGCTTCCCCGGCTACAACAAGGAGAAGAGCTCGCTGGACGCGAAGGTGCACCGCGACCGCATCTTTGGCAAGCACGTGGCGGACTACCTGAAgcaggtgaaggaggaggcgagctCGAACCCTGACGAGAAGTGCGTGCAGTTCTCGAAGTACATGGCCGCGAAGGTTTTGCCGGAGAGCATCGAGGGCATGTACAAgaaggcgcacgcggcgatCCGCGCGGACCCGTCGAAGTCGCTgccgaagaaggcgaagaaggagggcGTCGCGCACAAGAGCTACAAGACGAAGAAGCTGAGCGGCGCGGAGAAGAGGGCCGCCGCGAAGGCGAAGGTCGCGGCCATCCGCGAGCGCCTCGGCAAGTAA
- a CDS encoding putative 60S ribosomal protein L5 (previous protein_id=AAZ14412.1), producing the protein MPFVKVVKNKAYFKRFQVKYRRRREGKTDYHARRQMVLQDKTKFGSPKYRLVVRITNKDIIAQIVQAKIVGDEVVMAAYAHELPAFGIEHGLTNYAAAYATGLLLARRTLAKLGIADKFQGAKEADGSYSAVRTKKDDEGDDEERFPFKAILDVGLARTTTGARVFGVLKGAVDGGMAVPHRPNRFPGYNKEKSSLDAKVHRDRIFGKHVADYLKQVKEEASSNPDEKCVQFSKYMAAKVLPESIEGMYKKAHAAIRADPSKSLPKKAKKEGVAHKSYKTKKLSGAEKRAAAKAKVAAIRERLGK; encoded by the coding sequence ATGCCGTTCGTCAAGGTCGTGAAGAACAAGGCGTACTTCAAGCGCTTCCAGGTGAAGtaccgccgtcgccgcgagGGCAAGACGGACTACCATGCGCGCCGGCAGATGGTGCTGCAGGACAAGACGAAGTTCGGCTCGCCCAAGTACCGCCTTGTTGTGCGCATCACGAACAAGGACATCATTGCGCAGATCGTGCAGGCGAAGAtcgtcggcgacgaggtggtgaTGGCCGCGTACGCGCACGAGCTGCCTGCGTTCGGCATTGAGCACGGCCTGACAAACTACGCTGCTGCGTACGCGACTGgtctgctgctggcgcgccgcacgctggcgaagctGGGCATCGCGGACAAGTTCCAGggcgcgaaggaggcggacgGCTCGTACTCTGCTGTGCGCACGAAGaaggacgacgagggcgacgacgaggagcgcTTTCCGTTCAAGGCGATCCTGGACGTCGGCCTTGCGCGCACGACGACCGGCGCCCGCGTGTTCGGCGTGCTGAAGGGCGCGGTGGACGGCGGTATGGCTGTGCCGCACCGCCCCAACCGCTTCCCCGGCTACAACAAGGAGAAGAGCTCGCTGGACGCGAAGGTGCACCGCGACCGCATCTTTGGCAAGCACGTGGCGGACTACCTGAAgcaggtgaaggaggaggcgagctCGAACCCTGACGAGAAGTGCGTGCAGTTCTCGAAGTACATGGCCGCGAAGGTTTTGCCGGAGAGCATCGAGGGCATGTACAAgaaggcgcacgcggcgatCCGCGCGGACCCGTCGAAGTCGCTgccgaagaaggcgaagaaggagggcGTCGCGCACAAGAGCTACAAGACGAAGAAGCTGAGCGGCGCGGAGAAGAGGGCCGCCGCGAAGGCGAAGGTCGCGGCCATCCGCGAGCGCCTCGGCAAGTAA